From Argopecten irradians isolate NY chromosome 2, Ai_NY, whole genome shotgun sequence, the proteins below share one genomic window:
- the LOC138316038 gene encoding bifunctional polynucleotide phosphatase/kinase-like yields the protein MSARAKTLKRKAAEESAVKAKRAKGETNLCDNLKWSQEGEVMRGVCPLLKLTSNSLPGSKKIVGFDIDFTVIKTASGRTFATGASDWEWWNDCVPQKIRDYHNNGYRIVFFTNQAGIEKLKVTPEEFMKKAEAIVGEIGIPILVFACTGTNHFRKPSTMMWEHFVEKCNGGVKPDLSQCRYVGDAAGRAAEWAPGKKKDFSCSDRMFAANIGIDFETPEEFFLGEKAVPFKWGNFNPNDRLAKGQKATKATYHSNKPEVVVMIGCPASGKSTFRRRYLEPHGYVAINRDTMGTKAKCLKAAKTALDSGSSIVADNTNPSVDARSDYVKLAKAKSKSYFPYIMANFHKL from the exons ATGAGTGCTCGGGCTAAAACTCTGAAACGGAAGGCAGCTGAAGAAAGCGCCGTGAAGGCAAAGCGGGCGAAAGGGGAGACGAACCTTTGTGATAACTTAAAATGGTCCCAAGAAGGGGAAGTAATGAGAGGGGTGTGTCCCCTGCTCAAGTTGACATCAAACTCACTTCCGGGCTCTAAGAAAATAGTCGGATTTGATATAGATTTTACTGTAATCAAAACTGCTAGTGGCAGGACGTTTGCTACAG GTGCCAGTGACTGGGAATGGTGGAATGATTGCGTTCCTCAGAAGATTCGTGATTATCACAACAATGGCTATAGGATTGTCTTCTTCACCAACCAGGCTGGCATCGAGAAACTCAAAGTCACACCAGAGGAATTCATGAAGAAAGCTGAGGCTATTGTTGGTGAAATTGGAATTCCAATTTTG GTTTTCGCTTGTACTGGTACGAATCATTTCAGGAAACCAAGTACTATGATGTGGGAACATTTTGTGGAAAAGTGTAACGGTGGTGTCAAG CCGGACCTGTCTCAGTGCCGTTATGTTGGTGACGCGGCAGGACGAGCAGCGGAGTGGGCGCCAGGCAAAAAGAAGGACTTCTCCTGTAGTGATCGCATGTTTGCTGCCAACATTGGGATTG attttgaaaCACCAGAGGAGTTCTTTCTTGGAGAAAAAGCAGTTCCTTTCAAATGGGGCAATTTCAATCCAAATGATCGGCTTGCTAAAGGCCAGAAAGCCACAAAGGCTACATATCACAGTAAT AAGCCAGAGGTTGTTGTGATGATTGGCTGTCCTGCATCCGGGAAAAGCACGTTTAGGAGGCGGTACTTAGAACCACATGGTTACGTGGCTATAAACAGGGATACCATGGGCACGAAGGCCAAGTGTCTCAAG GCTGCGAAGACTGCTCTAGACTCCGGAAGTAGTATCGTTGCCGATAATACAAATCCTTCAGTTGATGCCAGAAGTGATTACGTAAAGTTGGCTAAGGCTAAAagtaagagttacttcccttacaTCATGgcaaattttcataaattatga